A single Sphingomonas kaistensis DNA region contains:
- a CDS encoding glycosyltransferase family 2 protein yields MRDVLCVIDCRTGDGDVAATLRSVAAVGWEAVLLGCKSPPYSDSGSIREAEELADCLAADEKRWLCALSPGDLLSSRAAEAYGAFGRGRHEATVLYGDDDLTDSRGRRHSPHFKPDWNAELFAHHDYLSGSCLLRVGRGDLADLPKEGWEKALLTRLLRSGEAPAHVSQITHHRRARPAATVPIERLQFATAKRPKVSIIIPTRDQADLLSMCLEGVRAVDYGEVEITIVDNGSEAADALALLREAEQHGANVLRLPGPFNFSALNNQAVSRTTGDLICFLNNDVEMPATDWLETLAVQAMRTDVGAVGPRLLYPDGTIQHAGVVIGMGEAAGHAHRGEQPDGPGYFDRARLPQYVSAVTAACLVVSRAKFDAVGMFDEKAFPVAFNDVDLCLKLNQRGWQSLYEPRATLVHHESKSRGQDRDAEGRVRFARELTALQARWLTDKVRDPFHHRHLSRATTSFILDL; encoded by the coding sequence TTGCGCGACGTTCTCTGCGTGATCGATTGCCGCACTGGAGACGGTGACGTGGCGGCAACGCTGCGATCGGTTGCCGCCGTGGGGTGGGAAGCCGTGCTCCTTGGGTGCAAGAGCCCGCCTTACTCTGATTCTGGGTCGATCCGGGAAGCAGAGGAATTGGCCGATTGCCTCGCAGCGGATGAAAAGCGCTGGCTTTGCGCCCTGAGCCCCGGCGACCTTCTCTCGTCACGCGCCGCGGAGGCGTATGGAGCTTTCGGGCGGGGGCGGCACGAGGCAACCGTCCTTTATGGTGACGACGACCTTACCGATAGCCGTGGCCGTCGGCATTCACCGCACTTCAAGCCCGATTGGAATGCCGAGCTGTTCGCCCACCACGATTACCTTTCCGGATCGTGCCTGCTCCGGGTCGGTCGAGGCGATCTTGCCGATCTTCCGAAGGAGGGCTGGGAGAAAGCGCTCCTAACAAGGCTCTTGCGCAGCGGGGAGGCGCCTGCACACGTCTCGCAGATTACCCATCATCGACGCGCTCGGCCAGCGGCTACGGTGCCCATTGAACGACTGCAGTTTGCAACCGCGAAGCGACCCAAGGTTTCGATCATCATCCCGACCCGCGATCAGGCAGACTTGCTTTCGATGTGTCTCGAAGGCGTTCGTGCGGTCGACTATGGTGAGGTTGAAATCACGATTGTCGACAATGGTAGCGAGGCAGCCGATGCCCTGGCTCTGCTTCGTGAAGCCGAGCAACATGGAGCCAATGTTCTGCGGTTGCCCGGACCATTCAATTTCAGCGCGCTCAACAATCAGGCTGTAAGCCGTACGACCGGTGATCTGATCTGTTTCCTTAACAACGATGTCGAGATGCCGGCGACCGATTGGCTCGAGACGTTGGCTGTGCAGGCGATGCGCACCGATGTCGGGGCAGTGGGTCCCAGACTGCTTTATCCGGACGGGACGATTCAACATGCGGGAGTAGTGATCGGAATGGGCGAGGCGGCGGGCCATGCGCATCGGGGCGAGCAGCCGGACGGCCCAGGCTATTTCGATCGGGCCCGACTTCCGCAATATGTCAGTGCGGTCACCGCGGCTTGCTTGGTGGTGAGCCGGGCCAAGTTCGACGCGGTCGGAATGTTTGACGAAAAAGCCTTTCCAGTGGCTTTCAACGACGTCGATCTTTGCTTAAAATTGAACCAGCGCGGCTGGCAGTCGCTGTACGAGCCGCGCGCCACCTTGGTACATCACGAATCAAAGTCGCGAGGACAGGATCGCGATGCCGAAGGCAGGGTCCGCTTCGCCAGGGAATTGACAGCGCTTCAGGCGCGCTGGCTGACCGATAAAGTGCGTGACCCCTTTCATCATCGGCATCTGAGCCGAGCCACGACCAGCTTCATCCTGGACCTTTAA
- a CDS encoding DUF5672 family protein yields MANKLQLPTVTLVAATSVNVAATVAALRECQSKVSFGECLLLTDADVDVPASINVRRIAPLRSVDDYCRFMLTELRDHIATEYVLVCQWDGFVVDPTAWDDNFLQFDYIGAPWPQFTDGHDVGNGGFSLRSRRLLDALQAPDMITTSPEDVAIGRLNRERLERDHGLRFADTDTAARFSFERCAPTAPSFGFHGAFNLIPILGADRFWSLYRSLNERGAVRHDTRLIMKQLVGTPAARRRQLTLIIDRLKGFLE; encoded by the coding sequence GTGGCGAATAAGCTTCAGCTTCCGACCGTGACCCTTGTAGCGGCGACGTCGGTGAACGTGGCCGCCACGGTCGCGGCATTGCGCGAATGCCAGAGTAAGGTGAGCTTTGGCGAATGCCTCTTGCTGACCGATGCCGATGTCGATGTGCCGGCATCGATCAACGTCCGAAGGATCGCGCCGCTGCGCTCGGTCGATGATTATTGCCGGTTCATGCTGACCGAGTTGCGCGACCATATCGCAACCGAATATGTCCTGGTGTGTCAGTGGGATGGCTTTGTGGTCGATCCGACTGCCTGGGACGATAACTTCCTCCAATTCGATTATATCGGTGCGCCTTGGCCTCAATTTACCGATGGCCACGATGTCGGAAACGGCGGGTTTTCGCTTCGCAGCCGGCGATTGCTCGATGCCCTTCAAGCCCCGGACATGATCACCACCAGCCCCGAGGATGTGGCCATCGGCCGCCTCAACCGTGAGCGCCTCGAACGAGATCACGGGCTGCGCTTTGCCGATACCGACACCGCTGCCCGGTTTTCGTTCGAGCGCTGCGCTCCCACGGCCCCTAGCTTCGGGTTTCACGGAGCGTTTAATCTGATTCCGATCCTCGGCGCCGACCGCTTCTGGTCGCTTTATCGTTCACTGAATGAACGCGGGGCTGTTCGTCATGACACACGGCTCATCATGAAACAGCTGGTCGGCACGCCGGCAGCGCGAAGGCGGCAGCTGACGTTAATTATCGATCGGCTAAAAGGCTTTCTTGAATGA
- a CDS encoding capsule biosynthesis protein — MNVNTLHPEELEKALRQTEEPSRRFKLSKRFWQFLVVGLPTLLAALYYGLIASPIYVSQSSFVIKAPGQKAASTLSLANIIQTTGLSSGGEQTREIIAYVRSRNALADLNKQGDLRTLYSERGADFLSRFPRPWQTNSFEDLFKYYGSMVSADIDSESSMAVLQVKAFRPEDAQQINARLLNLSEVLVNRLNERAENRAITEAERRVIQAEDRVRQARVALSAFRNSTSVVDPEKQAQAVLEISNRLTAEQASLQAQLEVMQQSAPDNPAIPVLRDRIAAIGKAIANQNNRVVGNPRAIASRLATFEKLTLEQEFASQVLTAANGSLEQARTEVQKQQYYLERVVEPNLPDDPALPNGFIRVLTVFAASLCLYFIGWMLVVGILEHAPEE, encoded by the coding sequence ATGAACGTTAACACACTGCATCCGGAAGAGTTGGAAAAGGCTCTCCGGCAGACCGAGGAGCCGTCCCGGCGGTTCAAACTGTCGAAGCGCTTCTGGCAATTCCTTGTGGTCGGACTGCCGACCCTTCTCGCGGCGCTCTACTACGGGCTGATCGCCAGCCCGATCTATGTCAGCCAATCGAGCTTCGTAATCAAGGCGCCGGGCCAGAAGGCCGCTTCGACTCTCAGCCTCGCCAACATCATCCAGACGACCGGCTTGTCGTCAGGGGGCGAACAGACGCGCGAGATCATCGCCTATGTCCGCTCGCGCAATGCGTTGGCCGACCTCAACAAGCAGGGCGACCTGCGCACGCTGTACAGCGAGCGGGGCGCCGATTTCCTGAGCCGTTTCCCTCGTCCCTGGCAGACCAACAGCTTTGAGGATCTGTTCAAATATTACGGCTCGATGGTGTCGGCCGACATCGACAGCGAGAGCAGCATGGCGGTTCTTCAGGTCAAGGCATTTCGCCCCGAAGACGCGCAGCAGATCAACGCCCGACTGCTCAATCTCAGCGAAGTGCTGGTCAACCGCCTGAACGAGCGCGCCGAGAACCGTGCCATCACCGAAGCCGAACGGCGGGTGATCCAGGCCGAGGACCGCGTCCGCCAGGCGCGCGTGGCATTGAGTGCGTTTCGCAACTCGACCAGCGTCGTGGATCCCGAGAAGCAGGCGCAAGCGGTGCTTGAGATCAGCAACCGTCTGACAGCCGAACAGGCCTCGCTTCAGGCGCAGCTCGAGGTGATGCAACAGTCGGCCCCTGACAATCCCGCTATTCCGGTGCTGCGGGACCGGATTGCGGCCATCGGCAAGGCGATCGCAAATCAGAACAATCGGGTCGTCGGTAATCCACGCGCGATTGCGAGCCGGCTTGCAACCTTCGAGAAGCTTACGCTGGAGCAGGAATTCGCCAGCCAGGTGCTGACCGCTGCCAACGGTTCACTCGAGCAGGCCCGGACCGAAGTTCAGAAGCAGCAATATTATCTCGAGCGGGTGGTCGAGCCCAACCTGCCCGACGATCCCGCTTTGCCCAACGGCTTTATCCGGGTCCTGACGGTGTTCGCCGCGTCCTTGTGCCTGTATTTCATCGGGTGGATGCTGGTCGTCGGCATCCTCGAACACGCACCCGAGGAATAA
- a CDS encoding ABC transporter permease: protein MARLAAGWRIQRRVTSALMIRELVTRFGRENIGFLWVMVEPLLFAVLVGIVWRAMKGPEEHGVSVIAFVATGYIPLTLFRHALSRSVRVFSVNGSLLYHRQIKVLDFIFVRFLIEFIGAMMAYLFIAVVLMALGEFPIPTDMGLFFAGWFFYSWFTLALVMVLAPLSEKSDVFEKLMPVATYIMIPFSGTFAMTSWLTPAAQDALWWSPFVHGMEMMRAGIFGGRVNAIYDVSVPIAASLVLTVIGLSMCRRVRRDLVVE, encoded by the coding sequence ATGGCCCGATTGGCGGCAGGGTGGCGGATTCAGCGCCGGGTCACCAGCGCCCTGATGATCCGTGAGCTGGTTACCCGGTTCGGGCGCGAGAACATCGGGTTCCTCTGGGTGATGGTGGAGCCGCTGCTGTTCGCGGTCTTGGTCGGCATCGTCTGGCGGGCGATGAAGGGCCCGGAGGAGCATGGCGTCAGCGTCATTGCCTTTGTTGCGACGGGCTATATTCCGCTGACCCTGTTCCGCCACGCCTTGTCGCGTTCGGTGCGGGTCTTCAGCGTCAACGGCAGCCTGCTCTATCATCGGCAGATCAAGGTTCTCGATTTCATCTTTGTCCGGTTCCTGATCGAATTCATCGGCGCAATGATGGCTTATCTCTTCATCGCGGTTGTGCTGATGGCGCTGGGCGAATTCCCGATACCGACGGACATGGGATTATTCTTCGCCGGGTGGTTCTTTTATTCCTGGTTCACCCTGGCGCTGGTCATGGTGCTGGCTCCGCTGTCCGAAAAATCGGATGTCTTCGAGAAGCTGATGCCGGTCGCCACCTACATCATGATTCCTTTCTCGGGCACGTTCGCCATGACCTCGTGGCTGACGCCCGCGGCGCAGGATGCCTTGTGGTGGTCGCCCTTCGTCCACGGCATGGAAATGATGCGCGCGGGGATTTTCGGCGGCCGCGTCAATGCGATCTACGATGTTTCGGTTCCGATCGCCGCGTCGCTGGTATTGACGGTCATCGGCCTGTCGATGTGCCGGCGCGTACGACGTGATCTGGTGGTGGAATGA
- a CDS encoding ABC transporter ATP-binding protein: MITCERVTKSYPMGSGRKAVLRGIDLTIGRGEHVGLLGRNGAGKSTLIRLIGGVELPTTGTIRRKMSLSWPLGLSGGFQGSLTGYDNARFIARIYGHEYEELRAFIEDFSELGSQLKMPVKTYSAGMRARLGFALSLAIDFDCYLVDEVIMVGDQNFFRKCHEELLVRRRDRALIFATHSDSLLREFCSRAVVLNEGLASQYDDIEEALVVYNNL, from the coding sequence ATGATTACCTGCGAACGGGTGACCAAATCCTACCCGATGGGATCGGGGCGTAAGGCGGTTCTGCGGGGCATCGATCTCACCATCGGTCGCGGCGAACATGTCGGCCTTCTGGGGCGCAATGGCGCGGGCAAGAGCACGTTGATCCGCCTGATCGGCGGGGTCGAGCTGCCGACCACCGGTACCATCCGGCGGAAAATGTCGCTGTCGTGGCCGCTCGGTCTCAGCGGCGGGTTCCAGGGCAGTCTCACCGGCTATGACAATGCGCGCTTCATTGCCCGCATCTACGGCCACGAATATGAGGAACTGCGGGCCTTCATCGAAGACTTCAGTGAGCTCGGCTCGCAACTGAAGATGCCGGTCAAGACCTATTCGGCGGGCATGCGGGCGCGGCTGGGCTTTGCCTTGTCGCTGGCAATCGACTTCGATTGTTACCTGGTCGATGAGGTCATCATGGTCGGCGACCAGAATTTCTTCCGGAAGTGCCACGAGGAGCTCCTCGTCCGCCGCCGCGATCGGGCGCTCATCTTCGCCACCCACTCCGATTCCCTGTTGCGGGAATTCTGCAGTCGGGCAGTGGTGCTGAACGAGGGCCTGGCCTCGCAATATGACGACATCGAAGAAGCGTTGGTGGTTTATAACAATCTGTAG